Proteins from one Methanobacteriaceae archaeon genomic window:
- a CDS encoding (deoxy)nucleoside triphosphate pyrophosphohydrolase → MKTLNVVAAIIKKDNRILATKRGYGEFINMWEFPGGKIEENESKKDALIREIKEELDCLIKPTEFALDVEYQYPTFYLKMSCFWAVIESGTPKLLEHNDAKWLSKSELDSVEWIEADIQIIDYLKENMED, encoded by the coding sequence ATGAAAACACTCAATGTCGTTGCAGCTATTATTAAAAAGGATAATCGTATTTTAGCCACTAAAAGAGGTTATGGCGAGTTTATTAATATGTGGGAGTTTCCTGGCGGAAAAATCGAAGAAAATGAATCTAAAAAAGATGCACTAATAAGGGAAATCAAAGAGGAACTTGATTGTCTAATTAAACCCACTGAATTTGCTTTGGATGTTGAATATCAGTATCCTACTTTTTATCTTAAGATGAGCTGTTTTTGGGCAGTTATTGAAAGCGGAACTCCTAAGCTTTTAGAACACAATGATGCTAAATGGCTATCTAAAAGTGAACTGGATAGTGTGGAGTGGATTGAGGCAGATATTCAAATTATTGATTATTTAAAAGAGAATATGGAGGATTAG
- a CDS encoding DUF2357 domain-containing protein yields the protein MIEQKVIINLTDENSNNLGTLTVSSIDCKNCNESRVRISNSLELINIPVVDSADNLTPIQYCPDIGANFANLMFLEETEYQILFESSDACASYDVLYSLTKLNENHFKQFRFSLGDNTTYKIAGTLNFRSYVGKSFLDIRKNKINSIKIPIEVRSKKMDYFNQYSSMIADLSQHALSLIFEVNSPLYQEFELDSKEKKTYYEDFMFLEYLFRNVNLPSIFEYLSKNIHSQLRNRTEQVPLSLASNFNQNSLKNIVSKPNNLYKSDADFEIVHKLKGHIPQMIEQTKHDDTIDIPENRFVKYFFESIRDLIEKLLLSSDEGYIKDKLLFFSNEIEYYLSSNFFKQISPMDYVPFNSQILQKKEGYREIFKYFLMMEFSFRLSWDEINNQFKGFEKKLSELYEYWCYFRLLKVLNDLSITKVDFDDVFKVKKDNWSVSIKKGENSVKKFKFILYDNEIEVELFYNLRFSKNSKYESYSLAFKPDYTLLVKIGEHINYIHFDAKYRSELEIADYYNVFGKSDKKLNEEIGKRDSLEEKESVFKDGDIYKMHTYKDSILKTEGAYVLYPGNKTEQFFESDMIIPSVGAFSLTPGNDGVDENNLENFIREVLKTLLFKHGLINLNWKSLDK from the coding sequence ATGATTGAACAAAAAGTAATTATTAACTTGACAGACGAGAATTCTAACAATCTCGGCACATTAACAGTTAGCTCAATTGATTGTAAAAACTGTAATGAATCCAGGGTTAGAATATCAAATTCCCTAGAACTAATCAACATTCCTGTTGTTGATAGTGCAGATAATTTAACTCCTATTCAGTATTGTCCAGATATTGGGGCTAATTTTGCTAATCTGATGTTTTTAGAAGAAACAGAATATCAGATATTGTTTGAATCTAGTGATGCCTGTGCAAGTTATGATGTTTTGTACTCATTGACAAAATTAAATGAAAATCATTTTAAACAATTTAGATTCTCATTAGGGGATAATACGACTTACAAAATTGCAGGAACACTAAATTTCAGAAGTTATGTTGGAAAATCATTTTTAGACATTAGAAAAAACAAAATTAACTCAATAAAGATTCCAATTGAAGTAAGATCTAAAAAAATGGATTATTTTAATCAGTATTCTTCAATGATAGCTGATTTGTCACAACATGCTTTAAGTTTAATTTTTGAAGTTAATTCTCCACTCTATCAAGAATTTGAGCTAGATTCAAAAGAGAAAAAAACTTATTATGAAGATTTTATGTTTTTAGAATATTTATTTAGAAATGTAAATCTACCTTCAATTTTTGAATATCTATCTAAAAATATTCACTCACAACTAAGAAATCGTACTGAACAAGTTCCGTTGTCCTTAGCATCTAATTTTAATCAGAATTCTTTAAAAAATATTGTTTCAAAGCCAAATAATCTGTATAAATCTGATGCAGACTTTGAAATTGTTCATAAATTAAAAGGACATATTCCTCAAATGATTGAACAGACAAAACATGATGATACTATTGATATTCCTGAAAATAGATTTGTAAAATACTTTTTTGAATCTATTCGTGATTTAATTGAAAAATTGCTTTTAAGTTCAGATGAAGGATATATTAAAGATAAGCTATTGTTTTTTAGTAATGAAATTGAGTATTATTTGTCTTCCAACTTTTTCAAGCAGATTTCTCCAATGGATTATGTTCCATTCAACTCACAAATCTTGCAAAAAAAGGAAGGTTATCGTGAAATCTTTAAATACTTCTTAATGATGGAATTTTCATTCAGATTAAGTTGGGATGAAATTAATAATCAATTTAAGGGCTTTGAGAAAAAATTATCTGAACTATATGAATATTGGTGCTATTTCAGATTACTAAAAGTTTTAAATGACCTAAGCATTACAAAAGTTGATTTTGATGATGTATTTAAAGTTAAAAAAGACAATTGGTCAGTTAGCATTAAAAAAGGAGAAAATTCAGTTAAAAAATTCAAATTTATTTTATATGATAATGAAATTGAAGTTGAGTTATTCTATAATCTAAGATTTTCTAAAAATTCAAAGTATGAATCCTATTCTTTAGCATTCAAACCTGATTATACATTACTTGTTAAAATTGGAGAGCATATTAATTACATACATTTTGATGCTAAATATCGCTCTGAATTAGAAATAGCTGATTATTATAATGTATTTGGAAAATCTGATAAAAAGTTAAATGAAGAAATTGGCAAAAGGGATTCACTTGAAGAAAAAGAAAGTGTCTTTAAAGATGGTGACATCTATAAAATGCACACATATAAGGATTCTATATTAAAAACTGAAGGTGCTTATGTTTTATATCCTGGAAATAAAACCGAACAATTCTTTGAATCTGATATGATTATTCCTTCTGTTGGAGCATTTTCTCTAACTCCTGGAAATGATGGTGTGGATGAAAATAATCTGGAAAACTTCATTCGAGAAGTCTTAAAGACCTTATTATTTAAGCATGGTTTAATTAATTTGAATTGGAAATCTTTGGATAAATAA